In a genomic window of Cytobacillus sp. FSL H8-0458:
- a CDS encoding glycoside hydrolase family 13 protein translates to MSKKWWKEAVVYQIYWRSFFDSDGDGYGDLRGVIKKLDYIKNLGIDVIWLNPFYQSPDRDNGYDISDYYGIMEKAGDMAAFDELIHEIHQHGMKVIMDLVVNHTSDQHPWFLESRTSKNNPKRDWYIWKDPKDGREPNNWRSYFAPSCWEWDKTTEQYYYHSFAVEQPDLNWENPEVRQEIYKMMRFWLDKGIDGFRMDVINLLAKKEDLSDAENPYDISYLANNPGIHDYLQEMHQEVLQHYDVMTVGEIPFVSPQEGLLYVDESRNELNTLFHFQVADEMPEWDMLRFKEIQTSWYEGLKQQGWNSQFLNNHDHTRQVTRYGNDGKYRIQSAKLLAAMIHTLPGTPYIYQGEEIGMTGVRFDSIEDYNDIAMKNKYHEEVSKGRDPKKVFESLLLLSRDNSRTPMQWNASSQAGFTAGKPWIKVNPNYKEINVESALKDTDSVYYFYQKLIELRKQNEVMVYGDYKDLLPDDEHLYVFTRSYNDVTWLIVLNHGDEQQRFSFEGFTSRKLILSNDKSDFDKNEEVLHPHEARIYKIN, encoded by the coding sequence GTGAGTAAAAAATGGTGGAAAGAAGCTGTTGTATATCAAATTTACTGGAGAAGCTTTTTTGATTCTGATGGTGATGGCTATGGTGATTTAAGAGGGGTTATAAAAAAGCTTGATTATATTAAGAATCTTGGCATTGATGTGATTTGGCTGAATCCCTTTTATCAATCGCCAGACCGGGATAACGGTTATGACATTTCAGATTATTATGGGATTATGGAAAAAGCCGGTGACATGGCAGCTTTCGATGAGCTCATCCATGAAATACATCAGCACGGTATGAAGGTCATTATGGATCTGGTTGTGAACCATACTTCTGACCAGCATCCCTGGTTTTTGGAATCACGAACCTCCAAAAATAATCCTAAAAGAGATTGGTATATTTGGAAGGATCCAAAGGATGGAAGGGAGCCAAATAATTGGCGCTCCTATTTTGCTCCTTCCTGCTGGGAATGGGACAAAACAACAGAACAATATTATTATCATTCCTTTGCAGTCGAGCAGCCGGATCTTAATTGGGAAAATCCTGAAGTGCGCCAGGAAATCTACAAAATGATGCGCTTCTGGCTGGATAAAGGCATTGACGGGTTTAGAATGGATGTGATTAATTTACTGGCCAAAAAAGAAGATTTATCAGATGCAGAGAACCCTTATGATATAAGCTACCTGGCCAATAACCCCGGTATCCATGACTATCTTCAGGAAATGCACCAGGAAGTCCTTCAGCATTATGATGTGATGACTGTCGGAGAGATCCCGTTTGTTTCACCGCAAGAGGGATTGCTCTATGTGGATGAAAGCCGGAATGAATTGAATACCCTTTTTCATTTTCAGGTGGCAGATGAAATGCCGGAATGGGATATGCTCAGATTCAAGGAAATCCAAACAAGCTGGTATGAAGGCCTTAAGCAACAAGGATGGAATTCGCAATTCCTTAACAACCATGATCACACAAGACAGGTTACCCGCTATGGAAATGATGGCAAGTACCGTATTCAGTCTGCAAAGCTTTTGGCAGCAATGATTCATACCTTGCCTGGAACTCCTTATATCTATCAGGGCGAAGAAATCGGTATGACGGGTGTGAGATTTGATTCCATTGAAGACTACAATGACATTGCTATGAAAAACAAATATCATGAAGAAGTTTCAAAGGGGCGTGATCCAAAGAAAGTCTTTGAAAGCCTTTTGCTTCTGAGCCGCGATAACTCCAGGACACCGATGCAGTGGAACGCCAGCAGTCAGGCAGGCTTTACAGCTGGTAAACCATGGATCAAAGTGAATCCGAATTATAAGGAAATTAATGTGGAATCAGCTCTGAAGGATACAGACTCCGTATATTATTTTTACCAAAAGCTGATAGAACTAAGAAAACAAAACGAGGTAATGGTTTACGGAGATTATAAGGACCTATTGCCAGATGATGAACACTTATATGTATTTACACGCTCCTATAATGATGTAACCTGGCTGATTGTTTTAAACCATGGCGACGAGCAGCAGAGATTTTCCTTTGAAGGATTCACAAGCCGGAAGCTGATTCTTTCTAATGATAAGAGTGACTTTGATAAAAATGAAGAAGTACTGCATCCCCATGAAGCGAGAATTTATAAGATAAATTAA
- a CDS encoding LacI family DNA-binding transcriptional regulator — translation MSYTIKDVAKKANVSIATVSRILNGQGGYSEKTKFKVLKVIEELGYQPNAVARGLINKRTHTIGVLFPKLSSSLVTDLLDGIEKAANDNGSSVIVCHTESNGEKTMKYLQLLIEKRVDGIIFASEILKDEYYQFVTKTSMPMILLSTESYAYPVSYVKVNDFHAAYAAAKHLIDKGHSRIGMISGNKDDIIAGIPRIEGFKKALTDNNIPLGTENIVFSRGFTFPDGVEGLKSLIKQFPDVTAIFAASDEMAIGALSAAYQMGIRVPDEISVIGYDNLNLAEMSIPPLTTVGQPLSKMGEAAAEMLFSILETGKTPESRIMPHKIIERMSVKERK, via the coding sequence ATGTCCTATACCATCAAAGATGTTGCCAAAAAGGCAAATGTCTCTATTGCAACAGTCTCCAGGATTTTAAATGGCCAGGGAGGTTATTCGGAAAAAACAAAATTCAAGGTTCTTAAGGTGATTGAAGAACTGGGCTATCAGCCTAATGCGGTGGCAAGGGGATTAATTAATAAGAGAACCCATACTATTGGAGTGCTTTTCCCAAAGCTATCGAGCTCACTTGTTACCGATCTGCTGGATGGCATTGAAAAGGCCGCAAATGATAACGGTTCCAGTGTGATTGTCTGTCATACAGAATCAAATGGCGAAAAAACGATGAAATATCTCCAGCTGCTTATCGAAAAAAGAGTAGACGGAATCATTTTCGCAAGTGAAATTTTAAAGGATGAATATTATCAATTTGTAACTAAAACCAGTATGCCGATGATTCTGCTTTCGACAGAGTCCTATGCGTACCCGGTGTCTTATGTAAAAGTTAACGATTTTCATGCAGCATATGCAGCAGCTAAGCATTTAATCGACAAGGGTCATTCCAGAATTGGGATGATAAGCGGTAACAAGGATGATATCATCGCGGGGATTCCCAGGATTGAAGGATTTAAGAAAGCTTTGACCGACAATAACATACCGCTGGGAACTGAAAATATTGTGTTCAGCAGGGGGTTTACATTTCCTGATGGGGTTGAGGGCTTGAAAAGTCTTATCAAGCAGTTTCCGGATGTAACGGCAATATTCGCAGCAAGTGATGAAATGGCTATAGGTGCTTTATCAGCAGCTTATCAGATGGGAATAAGGGTCCCAGACGAAATTTCTGTTATTGGGTATGATAACTTGAATCTTGCTGAAATGTCCATCCCGCCCTTAACAACAGTAGGGCAGCCTCTCTCAAAAATGGGCGAAGCTGCTGCAGAAATGCTTTTTTCCATTTTAGAAACAGGCAAAACTCCGGAAAGCCGGATAATGCCGCATAAAATCATTGAAAGAATGAGTGTGAAAGAGAGAAAATAA
- a CDS encoding serine hydrolase: MQYSNTGYLLLTALIENVLGLPYEQFLLENIFKPLQLKNTGIDHGRKIVKDLATGHSFWEEVIYTEFVDMSIPQ; this comes from the coding sequence ATGCAATACAGCAATACAGGATATCTGCTCCTGACTGCTTTAATTGAAAACGTTTTAGGGTTACCCTATGAACAATTCCTCCTGGAAAATATTTTTAAACCACTTCAACTAAAAAATACAGGAATAGATCATGGCCGCAAGATTGTGAAGGACTTGGCCACCGGTCATTCGTTTTGGGAAGAAGTAATTTACACAGAATTTGTCGATATGAGCATCCCGCAGTGA
- a CDS encoding uroporphyrinogen-III synthase, producing MKKLAGKKIALLGSRKIEEISKLLQNQGGAAVSRPSQGTVLLKDEKLQHHVEMLTECRFDWIIFTTGIGVETIYQTALEMNRSDALISSLQKANIAARGYKTANMLKNHDIMPAVRDDDGSMAGLIRGLSTHSLKGTKVALQLHGDPAPHLKQWLEDNQAEYEEILPYTHIPPEEKVMNLLLSEILDGKLDSVFFTSTPQVRNLFSFARKKNAEEQLKTCFSDQTVALSVGKVTAQALHEEGIARVIFPEVERIGSAVIALTRFYAEEDI from the coding sequence ATGAAGAAGCTTGCCGGCAAAAAAATTGCACTATTAGGTTCACGGAAAATAGAAGAAATAAGCAAGCTGCTGCAGAATCAGGGTGGGGCGGCAGTAAGCAGGCCCTCGCAGGGAACAGTACTGCTGAAAGATGAAAAACTCCAGCATCATGTAGAAATGCTGACTGAGTGCAGATTCGATTGGATTATTTTTACGACTGGAATCGGTGTCGAGACCATTTACCAAACTGCTCTTGAAATGAATAGGAGTGATGCCCTGATCAGCAGCCTGCAAAAAGCAAATATTGCAGCAAGGGGGTACAAAACCGCCAACATGCTGAAAAACCATGATATCATGCCTGCAGTGCGGGACGATGACGGCAGTATGGCAGGCTTAATTCGAGGGCTCTCAACACATTCTCTAAAAGGGACGAAAGTAGCTCTGCAGCTTCACGGGGACCCGGCACCGCACTTGAAACAATGGCTGGAAGATAACCAGGCGGAGTATGAAGAAATTCTTCCATATACCCATATTCCTCCGGAGGAAAAAGTGATGAATCTGCTGCTGTCTGAGATCCTCGACGGGAAGCTCGATTCCGTATTTTTCACAAGCACTCCCCAAGTACGAAATTTATTCAGCTTCGCCCGGAAAAAGAATGCAGAAGAACAATTGAAAACCTGTTTTTCAGATCAGACTGTGGCGTTATCGGTTGGAAAAGTAACTGCTCAAGCTTTACATGAAGAAGGAATTGCAAGAGTCATTTTTCCGGAAGTCGAAAGGATTGGCAGTGCGGTAATTGCATTAACCCGTTTCTATGCGGAAGAAGATATTTAG
- a CDS encoding ABC transporter substrate-binding protein: MIKKMTAGVMALTLGASLLAGCSSDGADDGKVTLELFSNKSESIETYKELIKEFEAKNPDIKIKLDAPPEAETVLKTRLTKNDLPDIMSIAGNATYGELGRAGVLEDFSGTDLAKTVQPSYIDMINRLVGPEEEGTFGLPYATNANAVIYNKAKFEEHGLEVPTTWDEFIASLEKVKAAGDIPIYFTLKDAWTGMIAWNSLGANVAGEDFAEKKNAGETSFTDKYDEVADKMATLVQYGHKDNMGVAYGDGNNAFAAGKSVFYLQGNWAIPEILKANPDMELGVFPMPVTNDPAQNKLVSGVDVLLAVSNDTEHKEEAMKFAEFMMNKDTAEKYIEEQKAFSAIEGVYQEDPVFEGIKANFENGTITSFPDHYYPAGMGAENLVQEFLIKKDKEKFLKKMDSEWEKVQNR, translated from the coding sequence ATGATCAAAAAAATGACCGCAGGTGTAATGGCATTAACTTTAGGAGCTTCTTTATTGGCTGGATGTTCATCTGATGGAGCAGATGACGGAAAAGTAACGCTTGAGCTCTTCTCAAATAAGTCAGAAAGCATTGAAACATACAAAGAATTGATTAAGGAATTTGAAGCGAAAAATCCGGATATAAAGATCAAATTGGATGCACCGCCGGAAGCAGAAACAGTTTTGAAAACACGTCTGACTAAAAACGATCTTCCCGACATCATGTCTATCGCTGGTAATGCTACATACGGCGAGCTTGGCCGTGCAGGAGTTCTAGAGGATTTTTCAGGGACAGATTTAGCTAAAACTGTTCAGCCATCCTATATCGATATGATCAATCGTCTGGTTGGACCTGAAGAAGAAGGCACTTTCGGTCTTCCGTATGCTACAAATGCAAATGCCGTGATCTACAACAAAGCGAAGTTTGAAGAACATGGCCTTGAGGTCCCAACTACCTGGGATGAATTCATTGCCAGCCTTGAAAAGGTTAAAGCTGCCGGTGACATTCCAATCTACTTCACATTAAAAGATGCCTGGACAGGCATGATTGCATGGAACTCACTTGGCGCTAATGTAGCGGGTGAAGACTTTGCTGAAAAGAAAAACGCAGGGGAAACTTCATTCACCGATAAATACGATGAAGTTGCAGACAAGATGGCTACATTAGTTCAGTATGGCCACAAAGACAATATGGGTGTCGCTTACGGGGATGGAAACAATGCATTTGCTGCTGGCAAATCTGTTTTCTACCTGCAGGGCAACTGGGCAATCCCTGAAATTCTTAAAGCAAATCCTGACATGGAACTTGGAGTATTTCCAATGCCTGTAACAAACGATCCTGCACAAAATAAACTTGTTTCTGGTGTAGATGTTCTTTTAGCAGTCAGCAATGATACTGAGCATAAAGAAGAAGCGATGAAATTTGCTGAATTCATGATGAATAAAGATACAGCTGAAAAGTATATTGAAGAGCAGAAAGCTTTCTCAGCCATTGAAGGAGTGTATCAGGAAGATCCGGTGTTTGAAGGAATCAAAGCTAACTTTGAAAATGGCACCATCACAAGCTTCCCTGATCACTATTACCCTGCAGGCATGGGAGCCGAAAACCTTGTTCAGGAATTCCTGATCAAGAAAGATAAAGAAAAATTCCTGAAGAAAATGGACAGCGAGTGGGAAAAAGTTCAAAACCGATAA
- a CDS encoding carbohydrate ABC transporter permease, producing the protein MKKKNSVFLIITLPAFLLFFIFHSFPALQGIFYSFTDWKGYGDWNFVGLKNYLNVFKDERAGDAYLFTFKFAIVATILVNIISLLVAIGLNSKIKFHKTLRAIYFLPYILSILIVGFIFNFIFAHFLPQIGDAFGWEFLTRNILGNPDVAWIGIVIVAVWQAVSFNTILYLAGLVTISEDLYEAASIDGAGVWTKFLKITFPLIAPFFTINMVLSLKNFLMVFDQIVALTGGGPGKSTESISLLIYRGGFEGGEFAYQSANAVIYFIVIIVFSVIQLKFLNKREVEN; encoded by the coding sequence ATGAAAAAGAAAAACAGTGTGTTTCTCATCATTACCTTACCCGCTTTCCTTCTTTTCTTTATTTTCCACAGCTTTCCCGCTTTGCAGGGGATTTTTTACAGCTTTACAGATTGGAAAGGGTATGGAGATTGGAATTTCGTTGGGTTAAAAAATTACTTAAACGTTTTCAAAGATGAACGGGCAGGGGATGCCTACTTATTTACTTTTAAATTTGCCATTGTTGCGACCATTTTGGTCAATATCATAAGTCTTCTTGTGGCCATCGGCCTTAATTCGAAGATAAAGTTTCACAAAACGCTTAGGGCAATCTACTTCCTGCCTTACATTTTGAGTATTTTGATTGTTGGTTTTATCTTTAATTTTATTTTTGCTCATTTCCTGCCGCAGATCGGCGATGCATTCGGATGGGAATTTTTGACCCGCAATATTCTTGGAAACCCGGACGTTGCCTGGATCGGCATTGTCATCGTGGCCGTTTGGCAGGCTGTGTCCTTTAATACGATTTTGTATCTTGCAGGGCTTGTAACAATTTCAGAGGATTTATATGAAGCAGCCAGCATTGATGGTGCCGGTGTCTGGACAAAGTTCTTGAAAATTACGTTTCCGCTCATCGCGCCATTTTTCACCATTAATATGGTGCTATCTTTGAAGAACTTTCTGATGGTGTTCGATCAGATCGTTGCCCTGACTGGCGGAGGCCCGGGAAAGTCAACCGAATCGATATCCCTGCTTATTTACCGGGGAGGATTTGAAGGCGGCGAGTTTGCCTATCAATCAGCCAATGCGGTCATATACTTCATTGTCATCATCGTCTTTTCTGTTATACAGCTGAAATTCTTAAATAAAAGAGAGGTGGAAAACTAA
- a CDS encoding glycoside hydrolase family 13 protein yields MNKTWWKESVIYQIYPRSFNDSNGDGIGDISGITEKIPYLAELGIDVIWLSPVYKSPNDDNGYDISDYRNIMDEFGTMEDFDGMLAKAHEHGIKIMMDLVVNHSSDEHQWFQESRKSKNNPLRDYYIWKKTDNGEPPTNWGAAFGGSVWEYDEQTGEYYLHLFSKKQPDLNWENPVLRNEVYEMMRFWLDKGIDGFRMDVVNFISKDTSYPQGEIREGHKYGDGSKYYMNGPRIHEFLQEMNKEALSPYDTITVGEMPGVTVDEGKLYTGRDRNELNMVFHFEHVGLGDGQYGKWDPRPWKLTDLKEIFNKWQKGLEEDGWNSLYWSNHDQPRAISRWGNDSEEYRITSGKMIAACLHMMQGTPYIYQGEEIGMTNVKFNDINDYRDIETLNAYRDLTPDSLTHDEIFKGIHERGRDNARTPVQWDASPNAGFTDGNPWINVNPNYEKINAEAVLKDEDSIYYFYKKLIQLRKQNEVIVYGTFDLIMEEDEQIFAFIRTLGDDQLLVICNFSDGTPDFKLPGHVLYSSKELLISNLTADENEEIDNLTLKPYEARVYRLKK; encoded by the coding sequence TTGAACAAAACATGGTGGAAAGAAAGCGTTATTTATCAAATCTACCCAAGAAGCTTCAATGATTCAAATGGGGACGGGATTGGCGATATCAGTGGAATCACTGAAAAAATTCCATACTTAGCCGAATTGGGGATCGATGTCATCTGGCTATCCCCCGTTTACAAGTCGCCTAATGATGATAATGGCTATGACATCTCAGATTACCGTAATATCATGGATGAGTTCGGAACTATGGAAGACTTTGACGGCATGCTGGCAAAAGCTCATGAACACGGCATCAAAATCATGATGGACCTCGTTGTTAACCATTCAAGTGATGAACATCAATGGTTCCAGGAATCGCGAAAATCTAAAAATAATCCACTTCGGGATTATTATATCTGGAAAAAGACGGACAATGGCGAGCCTCCTACTAACTGGGGAGCAGCGTTTGGCGGAAGTGTATGGGAATATGATGAACAAACCGGCGAATATTACCTGCATCTGTTCAGCAAAAAGCAGCCTGACTTGAACTGGGAAAATCCTGTTCTGCGAAATGAAGTGTATGAAATGATGCGCTTCTGGCTGGATAAAGGCATTGATGGATTCCGTATGGATGTCGTCAATTTCATTTCAAAAGATACCAGCTATCCTCAGGGGGAGATCCGGGAAGGACACAAATATGGGGACGGAAGCAAGTATTATATGAACGGTCCAAGAATTCATGAGTTCCTGCAGGAAATGAACAAAGAAGCTCTTAGCCCGTATGATACCATTACGGTAGGCGAGATGCCTGGTGTAACAGTTGATGAAGGCAAACTCTACACCGGCCGGGACAGAAATGAATTAAATATGGTATTTCATTTTGAACATGTGGGTCTTGGGGATGGACAATACGGCAAATGGGATCCCCGCCCCTGGAAATTGACTGATTTGAAAGAGATCTTCAACAAGTGGCAAAAGGGCCTTGAAGAAGATGGATGGAACAGTTTGTACTGGAGCAACCATGACCAGCCCCGCGCCATCTCCAGATGGGGAAATGATTCAGAAGAATACCGCATAACTTCTGGTAAGATGATTGCGGCTTGCCTTCATATGATGCAGGGGACGCCTTATATTTACCAGGGCGAGGAAATCGGCATGACAAATGTTAAGTTCAATGATATCAATGATTACCGTGATATCGAAACATTGAATGCATACCGTGATCTTACACCGGATTCTTTAACACATGATGAAATCTTTAAAGGCATTCATGAGAGAGGCCGGGATAATGCGAGAACGCCTGTTCAGTGGGATGCCAGCCCGAATGCAGGCTTTACAGACGGAAACCCTTGGATCAATGTGAACCCGAATTACGAGAAGATTAATGCAGAAGCAGTTTTAAAAGACGAAGACTCTATCTACTATTTCTATAAGAAGCTGATTCAGCTTAGAAAGCAAAATGAAGTGATTGTATATGGAACATTCGATCTAATAATGGAAGAGGATGAGCAGATCTTTGCTTTTATACGAACTCTGGGTGATGACCAGCTGCTTGTGATCTGCAACTTCAGTGATGGAACACCTGACTTTAAGCTGCCGGGGCATGTCCTTTATTCGTCTAAGGAACTTCTGATATCCAACTTGACTGCAGATGAAAATGAAGAAATTGATAATCTGACACTCAAGCCATATGAAGCTAGAGTATATCGTTTGAAAAAATAA
- a CDS encoding LTA synthase family protein has product MILNTLLHKSQDILNKYIGFFFLAVFLLWMKTYITQMTQFNLGIESALQQFLLFINPLGSSLLFLGIAIFFKGRRKYIALMVMYFFLSFLLFANAVYYRFFNDFITLPTLTQTQNFGDVSGSISSLLKPTDIFFFLDFIVLAGLLIFKAVKIETKDLTRRRSAALIYASLAISFANLGLAETDRPELLTRGFDRNYIVKYLGMYNYTIYDAVQSTKASAQRVMADSSDTTEVINFTKSNYAEPNPKYFGKAEGMNVIYLHLESIQTFLMNYELHGEEVTPFLNSLIEEENTTYFDNFFHQTAQGKTADAEFILENSLYGLPQGSAFTTKGMNTYNAAPAILKDKGYTSAVFHGNSGSFWNRNEIYKSFGYDNFFDADYYDLKPENMADYGLMDKPFFEQSMPYLESLKQPFYSKFITVSHHYPYHMDQEMATIEPHTTGDKSVDNYFQTARYADEALKQFFEQLKASGLYENSVIVMYGDHYGISKNHNKAMETVLGKEITPFESAGLQRVPLFIRVPGMEGGVNHEFGGQIDLMPTLMHLLGIDTKQYLQFGTDLLSENHDDLVPFRNGDFMSPTISSVDGKYYDSTTGELLDESRFEEAKKLQESAEQKLALSDKVVNGDLLRFYQPENFEPVDRSKYDYKAENNGVIKKNEETKETSETEPADK; this is encoded by the coding sequence ATGATTTTGAATACTTTACTTCATAAAAGTCAGGATATATTGAATAAATATATAGGCTTTTTCTTTTTAGCAGTATTTCTGCTCTGGATGAAAACGTATATTACTCAAATGACACAATTTAACTTAGGCATTGAAAGTGCCTTGCAGCAGTTCCTTTTATTCATTAACCCGCTTGGGTCTTCATTGCTGTTTTTAGGAATTGCAATCTTTTTTAAAGGCAGAAGAAAATATATCGCTTTGATGGTTATGTATTTCTTCCTATCGTTCCTGCTGTTTGCAAATGCAGTGTACTACCGTTTCTTTAATGATTTTATTACACTGCCGACATTGACGCAGACACAGAATTTCGGTGACGTCAGCGGAAGCATCAGCTCACTATTAAAGCCAACTGATATCTTTTTCTTCCTTGATTTTATCGTGCTTGCCGGCTTGCTTATTTTTAAAGCCGTTAAGATCGAAACAAAGGATTTGACTCGCCGCAGATCAGCAGCTTTAATTTATGCGTCGCTTGCCATTTCCTTTGCAAATCTGGGCCTGGCTGAAACAGACCGCCCGGAGCTTCTGACAAGAGGATTTGACCGTAACTATATTGTGAAATATTTAGGCATGTACAATTATACGATCTATGATGCAGTGCAAAGCACCAAGGCATCCGCACAAAGAGTTATGGCGGATAGCAGTGATACAACCGAAGTCATCAACTTTACGAAATCGAATTATGCTGAGCCGAATCCGAAGTATTTTGGAAAAGCTGAAGGGATGAATGTGATCTACCTTCATCTTGAATCGATTCAGACATTCTTAATGAATTATGAATTGCATGGTGAAGAAGTAACACCATTTCTGAACTCGCTGATAGAAGAAGAAAATACAACGTATTTTGATAACTTCTTCCATCAGACTGCACAAGGGAAAACAGCAGATGCTGAGTTTATCCTTGAGAACTCCCTATATGGGCTGCCGCAGGGTTCTGCCTTTACAACAAAAGGCATGAATACGTACAATGCAGCTCCGGCAATTCTGAAGGATAAAGGATATACTTCTGCAGTCTTCCACGGCAACTCCGGAAGCTTCTGGAACCGTAACGAAATTTATAAATCATTTGGATATGATAACTTTTTCGATGCAGATTATTATGATCTAAAACCTGAAAACATGGCTGACTACGGTCTAATGGATAAGCCGTTCTTTGAACAATCCATGCCGTATCTGGAGTCTCTGAAGCAGCCGTTCTATTCAAAATTCATTACTGTGTCCCATCACTATCCATATCATATGGATCAGGAGATGGCTACAATTGAACCCCATACTACAGGGGACAAATCAGTTGATAATTACTTCCAGACAGCCCGTTATGCTGACGAAGCGCTTAAACAGTTCTTTGAACAGCTGAAGGCTTCCGGTCTGTATGAGAACTCAGTAATTGTCATGTATGGTGACCATTATGGAATTTCCAAAAATCATAATAAAGCAATGGAAACAGTGCTTGGAAAAGAAATTACACCGTTCGAAAGTGCCGGTCTGCAGCGTGTTCCTCTATTCATCCGTGTACCTGGCATGGAAGGCGGAGTAAATCATGAATTTGGCGGCCAGATTGATCTGATGCCAACATTGATGCACTTGCTTGGCATTGATACTAAACAGTATCTGCAATTCGGCACCGATTTATTATCAGAAAATCATGATGACCTTGTGCCGTTCCGTAACGGAGACTTCATGAGCCCAACAATTTCATCTGTTGACGGAAAGTACTATGATTCCACAACGGGTGAACTGCTGGATGAAAGCCGTTTTGAAGAAGCGAAAAAACTCCAGGAAAGTGCTGAGCAGAAATTGGCGCTATCTGATAAAGTGGTAAACGGAGATCTTCTCCGCTTCTACCAACCGGAAAACTTCGAACCGGTTGATCGTTCAAAATACGATTACAAAGCAGAAAACAATGGGGTAATCAAGAAGAACGAAGAAACTAAAGAAACATCTGAAACTGAACCAGCTGATAAATAA
- a CDS encoding carbohydrate ABC transporter permease, whose translation MNRKKTSWLVTTLLILGSLLILFPLYLTITIAFKTPPEMAGNLLALPKSWSFDNFAQAIEMTNFFNAFKNSAFVTIFVVIFTVLTNSLVSYAIARNLHKKFYKFLYFYFLSAMFIPFPIIMLPLVKQTSAWGMDNLVGLIILYIVFNLSFNVFIYIGYIRAIPVELEEAAIMDGATTWGVFWKVIFPLLAPMNATVAIITSLGAWNDFMLPLVLLSDREMATLPLVQYIFQGQFSTDYNLAFASYLMALAPMIIVYIFAQKWIISGVMKGSIK comes from the coding sequence ATGAATCGCAAAAAAACGAGCTGGCTTGTGACCACTCTATTAATCTTAGGCTCATTGCTCATTCTTTTTCCACTGTATCTAACCATTACCATTGCGTTTAAAACACCGCCTGAAATGGCAGGGAACTTACTGGCTCTTCCTAAATCATGGTCGTTTGACAACTTTGCACAGGCCATCGAAATGACTAATTTCTTTAATGCGTTTAAAAATAGTGCATTTGTTACAATATTTGTTGTTATTTTTACTGTGTTAACAAACTCGCTTGTATCTTATGCCATCGCCAGAAATCTTCATAAGAAGTTTTATAAGTTCCTATACTTCTATTTTTTAAGTGCGATGTTTATTCCTTTTCCAATCATCATGCTGCCGCTTGTCAAACAGACCAGTGCATGGGGAATGGATAACCTGGTTGGATTAATCATTTTGTATATCGTTTTCAACCTTTCTTTCAATGTGTTTATCTATATTGGCTACATCCGCGCCATTCCGGTTGAACTGGAAGAAGCGGCTATCATGGACGGAGCAACCACATGGGGTGTTTTCTGGAAAGTCATCTTCCCGCTCCTGGCACCAATGAATGCAACCGTCGCAATCATTACGAGCCTTGGTGCATGGAATGACTTTATGCTTCCGCTTGTCCTGCTCAGCGACCGGGAAATGGCCACACTTCCGCTGGTGCAGTACATTTTCCAGGGCCAATTCAGCACAGATTATAATCTTGCATTTGCCTCCTATTTAATGGCACTTGCGCCAATGATTATTGTGTACATCTTTGCTCAAAAATGGATCATAAGCGGTGTAATGAAGGGTTCAATAAAATAA